Part of the Zingiber officinale cultivar Zhangliang chromosome 6A, Zo_v1.1, whole genome shotgun sequence genome, AAGGATGTAGTTAGATAATCCAACCAAACCACTAGTGGTTCATACATACTTAGCATGAATACTGAGACTAAATCTTTTATTACAGAAATTCAAATTAACGCGGAACATAAACTAGTAGATCTTCTTATTGTGCTACCTCTGTCCTAAGCCTACTTATTGGTAGGAAGTAAGCACAACTAATGAATACCAGAATCTTACATATAACTATAAAAATTATCATGATGAGAAGTAAGAGTAAATGAAAGTACAACTTAACCAATTCCGAAACCTTCCATGTAACCTATAAAATTATCGTGATAGGAAGTAAGCACACTAAGctaaatcctgaaatcttacatGTAACCTATAAAATCATCATGATAAGAAGTAAGAATATACCCAAGTGCAACTAAACAAATTCTGAAATCTCATATGTAACCTATAAGATCATCATGCtaagaataaaaaagaacaagAGCACAACTAAACATATTCCAAAATCTTATCTAATCAACCATGACATCTAAACATCCCTAGTTTATAGGAACTAATTAATACATGCTATGAGGTGTAGAACGCCCCTTTGTCCCTTTGATTCCTTGCTACCAAACCTTTCCTTCTTATCCTCCCCTTAGAGCTTGAACCGGTAGAAAAATCTAAGGTGAGAGAGAGCTTAGGGACAGTGGTTTTAGGAGGGGTTTAGGGCTTTGGGAAGTAGCCAAAAATCCAAGGTGAGGAATGCATTATATAGGTTTTGCTATGTCTAATCCATATTTGAACAATTCATTAAGGGGGCGCTTGATTCGGGtaagggaatgagaatgagaataggaatgatTGCAAATATTAATGAAATGAGAATGATTTTCATACCTCTCATATTACTCAATAATGGTCCATTCCTATATTTAGAGGAATGAATCTGTGGGTCCTACCATTATTTCCCCAAACCAAGCACCAAGTTTCATTACATTCTCATTCCAAATCCCCCAAACAAGCAGCCCTTAAGTCATATAAATCTTATAtatactaagtcatataaattaTTATACACAATAAAATTTATAACCATGAGTTATATAAATTTTCATATACATACTAactcatataaatttttatatacataataaaaatttatattcatgGATTATATAAACTTTTATGCATACTATAAATTTTATATACATATTTggatatataataaattttatacatatttatatccaattattttcttaatataattGATGAATCCAAATTCCAtaaactgaattaattaaatctaattaaacctatccatttaattaatcaatactaACTAAATctgaattaatcaaataaatccttttaattaagataatttaatttcAGACACTACAAAAGAGTTATGGCGGATGATGCAAGAGCTAAGAAATTCATCGTGAATTAATTTTTGGATTATaagatgattaattttaaaacgtTGATCAGTCAAATTCAGAAGTTTCAAATGATCCAATTAGATTCACTCAAAAAATATGATTTCAAATAAAACTTTCTAAGCGactactatcaagaaaaaaaattatctccCAGTTGAAAAAACCTTAAAACTATTTAAAACATAAATAAgaagataaatataaaaaaacttaTTACTAGACTTTAAATTGAAGGAGAAACCAAGCATTTCTGAGAGAGAATTGTTCTCCCGTGTTATTATGATAGCTCGAAACGGACAATATATCTTTGAGTGATAAATTACtcaaaaaatatgatatttagaATTACAACTAATaacaataatattaattattattattgttatgttttttatcaaaataacaataattttattAGCATCAACGTCATCTCTTACAGTCGGATACCAAGGAACGCCCTCAGATTTCGATCGGACGACCCTCCTTCGCTCACTGCCACCCTAGCTCTCTCCTTCCACTCCCGCGCTCGCTTCCGCATCCCCTCGCCGCTCTCTTCCCCCATCACCGCCTCCACGGATCGCCTCAGCTCCTCGGCCGCTACCACCCCGTCGGCTCCGATCTCCGCCGTGACCCCTGTCCCCCATTCATCCTTCGCCATCTTCGCGTTCGGCAACTGGTCCGACAGCCGCGGCACGCCCACGGTCGGCACTCCGCAAGCCAAGCTCTCCAGCGTCGAGTTCCACCCGCAGTGCGTCACGAAGCACCCCACCGCCGCGTGCGACAGCACCCGCACCTGCGCGCACCACTCCACCACCATTCCCCGCGGCCCCTCCAGCTCCAACCCGGCAGCCCCCGCAGCCTCCCGGGCGTCCTTCCGCACTACCCACAGGTACGGCCGCCCAGTAGCCTCCAGACCCGCCGCCAGCTTCTCCAGCTCCAGCACAGAGCAGCGATGCAAACTCCCGAAGGACACGTACACCACCGACCGCTCCGGCTTCGCGTCCAGCCACTCTCCGTACCCCTTATCGTCCGCCTTGAATATGTCGCCGCCGGAGGACGACCACGAGGGGATGAGCGGTCCGATGGTGAGAATCTCGACCTCCGGCACCGCCGCGATAGCCCTAGGCTCCAGCTCGTCAAACGTGTTGACGAGGATCCTCGGCCGTAACAAAGACGGCGCGTTCCTCTCCCAGTCAAGCACCGCGAAACCCTCGCGCAGCGTCGTGAAGACGGAGTTAAGCGGGTGGTCAGCTGGCGCAGTGAGGAACGAGGGGAGGTCGCGGATCTGAAGCGGAGGAAGGCCCGGGAGGGTGACAACAAAGCTAGGGTCCTCGCGGTGGGCGTCGACAAGGGCGCCGTAGCCGTGGAAGTAGTGATAGTAGATGGCGAAGATGGCGGCGGGCTGGATCCAGTAGTGGAAGGAGGGGATGCCGTGGTCCCGGGCAACATCGGCGGCCCATGGGAGGAGCATGGTGTAGAGGACGCAGGTAACAGGGCGTCCGTCGGCGGCAAGGTCGGCAATGAGTCTGGAGAAGGTGCGGGAGCCGGAGGCCTTGAACTCGACCATGTAGCGGTTGAATCCTAGGGCGCCGCCGGTGACGCCGTCGTCGAAGCCGTCGGAGTAAGGGGCGTAGGTGAGGAGATCGTCGGAGTGTGAGTCAGGGGAGGAGGGGAACATGCGGCGGTGGGCGGAGAGCGAGGT contains:
- the LOC121994587 gene encoding UDP-glycosyltransferase 75C1-like, whose protein sequence is MELKRRQHYLVATFPFQGHINPALHLAKHLASVAPDAHVTFSTSLSAHRRMFPSSPDSHSDDLLTYAPYSDGFDDGVTGGALGFNRYMVEFKASGSRTFSRLIADLAADGRPVTCVLYTMLLPWAADVARDHGIPSFHYWIQPAAIFAIYYHYFHGYGALVDAHREDPSFVVTLPGLPPLQIRDLPSFLTAPADHPLNSVFTTLREGFAVLDWERNAPSLLRPRILVNTFDELEPRAIAAVPEVEILTIGPLIPSWSSSGGDIFKADDKGYGEWLDAKPERSVVYVSFGSLHRCSVLELEKLAAGLEATGRPYLWVVRKDAREAAGAAGLELEGPRGMVVEWCAQVRVLSHAAVGCFVTHCGWNSTLESLACGVPTVGVPRLSDQLPNAKMAKDEWGTGVTAEIGADGVVAAEELRRSVEAVMGEESGEGMRKRAREWKERARVAVSEGGSSDRNLRAFLGIRL